One window of Chryseobacterium indologenes genomic DNA carries:
- a CDS encoding YceI family protein has protein sequence MKRLLLFAMVCASMSFVSAQKKFDKVSKVTSSEIRWWGYKVVKTEETSHSGTVKLKSGKFNFDHTVLVDGEFIIDMRSMMAGDVSDEDQIKLTNDLKSSNFFEVKKFPIAKFHLTKIIPLANSEYNSTVYGDLTLKGVRKTISFPANVYVTQFTTSIESAKFSLNRRDFKVFYQSSLKDYFIKNEMDIQFKVTTEMLDNENRVPKKKK, from the coding sequence ATGAAAAGATTACTATTGTTTGCTATGGTGTGCGCAAGCATGTCATTTGTTTCTGCTCAGAAGAAATTTGATAAGGTTTCAAAAGTGACTTCATCAGAGATCAGATGGTGGGGGTATAAAGTGGTAAAAACCGAAGAAACTTCCCATTCAGGAACAGTAAAGCTGAAAAGTGGAAAATTTAACTTTGACCATACGGTTCTGGTAGATGGAGAGTTTATCATAGATATGAGAAGTATGATGGCAGGAGATGTTTCTGATGAAGATCAGATCAAGCTTACCAACGATCTGAAAAGCTCGAACTTCTTTGAAGTGAAAAAATTCCCTATCGCAAAATTCCATTTGACTAAAATTATTCCTTTAGCAAACAGTGAATACAATTCAACAGTATACGGAGACCTTACCCTTAAAGGAGTGAGAAAAACAATTTCTTTCCCTGCGAACGTATATGTTACTCAGTTTACAACCTCTATTGAATCTGCGAAGTTCTCTCTGAACAGAAGAGACTTTAAAGTATTCTATCAGTCTTCATTGAAAGATTATTTCATTAAGAACGAAATGGACATCCAGTTCAAAGTTACTACAGAAATGCTGGATAACGAGAACAGAGTTCCAAAGAAGAAAAAATAA
- a CDS encoding YceI family protein, producing the protein MKKIFLLAVLAGGLAFGQSKKVVASDVHWWGYKVAKSEASSHDGTVKVKSGDMIMKGNQLVGGSFVLDMTSISSTDLTGEYQQKLNGHLKNGDFFEVEKFPTATFKITGIKKNSDKIYSSLVTGNLTVKGKTNPITFPAKISYSKGVVSLVSNKFSFDRQKFDVAYKSTMQDVFVKDDIDMQVKVTAQ; encoded by the coding sequence ATGAAAAAAATATTTTTATTAGCAGTTTTAGCTGGTGGTTTAGCATTTGGACAGTCAAAAAAAGTAGTAGCGTCTGATGTACACTGGTGGGGATACAAAGTAGCAAAATCTGAGGCGAGCTCTCACGACGGTACTGTAAAAGTAAAGTCCGGAGATATGATCATGAAAGGAAACCAATTGGTAGGCGGAAGCTTTGTATTGGATATGACTTCTATCAGCTCAACTGACCTTACAGGAGAATATCAGCAAAAATTAAACGGACACCTTAAGAACGGTGATTTCTTTGAAGTTGAAAAATTCCCTACAGCAACTTTTAAAATCACTGGAATCAAGAAAAACAGCGATAAAATCTACAGCTCTCTTGTAACAGGAAACCTTACTGTAAAAGGAAAAACAAATCCAATTACTTTCCCTGCTAAGATTTCTTACAGCAAAGGAGTAGTAAGCTTAGTATCTAATAAATTCTCTTTCGACAGACAGAAATTTGATGTAGCTTACAAGTCTACAATGCAGGATGTTTTTGTGAAAGATGATATTGATATGCAGGTAAAAGTAACTGCTCAATAA
- a CDS encoding RtcB family protein, with protein MGTQGDGNHFLFVGISKNTGNTMMVTHHGSRAPGAALYDKGMKTANRFRQEISPETLKENAWIPYDTEEGKSYWEALQLIRQWTKENHTSLHDAVLNKLEIEKENRYWNEHNFVFKDGDLFYHAKGATPLDDKFMPDITGPRLIPLNMAEPVLIVQGKANERNIGFAPHGAGRNFSRSQHKRSLAHKTTEEIFNEETEGLDIRFYSNEVDISELPSAYKSAKNVRAQIEEYGLCEVLDEVMPYGCIMAGDVQKNAPWKKKKKFRKA; from the coding sequence ATGGGAACTCAGGGAGACGGAAATCATTTCCTGTTCGTAGGAATTTCCAAAAATACCGGAAATACAATGATGGTAACACATCACGGATCCAGAGCTCCAGGAGCAGCCTTATATGATAAAGGAATGAAAACGGCCAACCGTTTCAGACAGGAAATCTCTCCTGAAACATTAAAAGAAAATGCCTGGATTCCTTATGATACTGAAGAAGGTAAATCCTATTGGGAAGCACTTCAGCTGATCAGACAATGGACAAAAGAAAACCATACTTCCCTTCATGATGCAGTTTTGAATAAGCTGGAAATAGAAAAGGAAAACAGATATTGGAATGAGCATAACTTCGTTTTCAAAGATGGAGATCTGTTCTACCATGCAAAAGGAGCAACGCCGCTAGATGATAAATTCATGCCTGATATCACGGGACCAAGACTGATTCCGTTGAATATGGCAGAACCTGTTTTGATTGTGCAGGGAAAAGCGAATGAAAGAAACATAGGTTTTGCACCGCATGGAGCCGGAAGAAACTTTAGCAGAAGCCAGCATAAAAGATCTTTAGCTCATAAAACAACTGAAGAAATTTTTAACGAGGAAACAGAAGGATTAGATATCCGTTTCTACTCTAATGAGGTTGATATTTCTGAACTTCCGAGCGCTTATAAAAGTGCTAAGAACGTAAGAGCACAGATTGAAGAATATGGACTTTGCGAAGTTCTGGATGAGGTGATGCCTTACGGTTGTATCATGGCGGGAGACGTGCAGAAGAATGCTCCATGGAAGAAAAAGAAGAAATTCAGAAAAGCATAA
- a CDS encoding alpha/beta hydrolase encodes MKIYIVSGLGADFKVLERIEFPKHCELIFIDWLIPEKNEPFDSYVKRMADKVDDSEPFCLLGYSFGGIIVQEIDKLKPAEKVVILGSIKSDKEKSKFIKTGEMTKIPRILPVGLFNDKAANVYAVIRKLFDPKNPKLLQYFKVRDPYYLKWSVEKVSEWKFEENPNVIQILGDKDIVFPIRYSKPDYIIKGGTHLFPATKSKEVSKILNEVFCEK; translated from the coding sequence ATGAAAATTTATATTGTCAGCGGTCTGGGAGCAGACTTTAAAGTCCTTGAAAGAATAGAGTTTCCCAAACACTGTGAATTGATTTTTATAGATTGGCTCATCCCTGAAAAAAATGAGCCTTTTGATTCCTATGTTAAAAGAATGGCTGATAAGGTAGATGACTCTGAGCCGTTCTGCCTGTTGGGATATTCTTTCGGAGGTATAATTGTTCAGGAGATTGATAAATTGAAGCCTGCAGAGAAAGTGGTAATCCTTGGAAGTATAAAATCTGACAAGGAAAAGTCAAAATTCATCAAGACAGGCGAGATGACCAAAATCCCCAGAATATTACCGGTAGGTCTGTTCAACGATAAAGCGGCCAATGTATATGCTGTTATCCGAAAGCTTTTTGATCCTAAAAATCCTAAACTTTTGCAATATTTTAAAGTAAGAGATCCCTATTACCTGAAATGGTCTGTAGAAAAAGTGTCCGAGTGGAAGTTTGAAGAAAACCCGAATGTGATTCAGATCTTAGGTGATAAAGACATTGTTTTTCCAATTCGTTATTCCAAACCGGATTATATAATAAAAGGAGGAACCCATCTTTTTCCCGCTACGAAATCCAAAGAAGTTTCAAAAATATTGAACGAAGTGTTTTGTGAAAAATAA
- a CDS encoding glucokinase, producing the protein MILNPKFPLYLPGVENSNNDNVSIIGASLREDVTILGYFVSGNGGLEIKVQNKYATKEYTSFSDILKKFIQDNQLQNVKRLGMAVPGPVLDGKSSPARLGWNLDVEEYARDFGFEKVDMLNDLEASAYGMALLEDNDLEAIYTSGHLEKGNVAVLAPGNGLGEAGYFFDGKYLRPFATEGGHSEFSPRTNVEVEFYQFLNNIYGIVSWENVLSKSGLFNIYRFLRDVKRHPEPEWLGERLAQGNFVEELYKAAIEENVLICRIALDTFLEFLAREANNLTLKLKATGGLLIAGDIPQMIAEYIDKAKFYEKFKISDKMEEMLKNTPIYLVKQNHTALNGIALYTAYYQV; encoded by the coding sequence ATGATTCTGAATCCAAAATTTCCACTTTATTTACCAGGAGTAGAGAACAGTAATAATGATAATGTTTCTATCATAGGGGCAAGTCTCCGTGAAGATGTAACGATCTTAGGCTATTTCGTTTCCGGGAACGGAGGTCTTGAGATAAAAGTACAAAATAAATATGCAACCAAAGAATACACTTCTTTTTCAGATATTTTAAAGAAGTTTATTCAGGATAATCAATTGCAAAATGTAAAACGTCTTGGAATGGCAGTGCCAGGTCCTGTACTTGACGGAAAAAGCAGTCCTGCAAGATTGGGTTGGAATTTAGATGTTGAAGAATATGCCCGTGATTTCGGGTTCGAAAAAGTAGACATGCTGAACGACCTTGAGGCATCTGCCTACGGAATGGCTCTTCTTGAAGATAACGATCTTGAAGCTATCTATACAAGTGGACATCTTGAAAAAGGAAATGTAGCGGTTCTTGCTCCCGGAAACGGATTGGGTGAAGCCGGATATTTCTTTGACGGAAAATACCTGAGACCTTTCGCTACAGAAGGAGGTCATTCAGAATTTTCACCAAGAACCAATGTAGAGGTTGAATTTTACCAGTTTCTAAATAATATCTACGGTATTGTAAGCTGGGAAAATGTACTTTCCAAGTCTGGGTTATTCAATATCTATAGATTCTTAAGAGATGTGAAAAGACATCCTGAGCCGGAATGGCTAGGAGAGCGCCTTGCACAGGGAAATTTTGTGGAAGAACTTTATAAAGCGGCAATCGAGGAGAATGTATTAATCTGCAGAATCGCTTTAGATACTTTCCTTGAGTTTCTGGCAAGAGAAGCTAACAACTTAACATTAAAATTGAAAGCTACCGGAGGATTGCTGATTGCCGGAGATATTCCACAGATGATCGCTGAATATATTGATAAGGCGAAATTCTATGAGAAATTCAAGATCAGTGATAAAATGGAGGAGATGCTTAAAAACACTCCTATCTATCTGGTCAAGCAAAATCATACAGCATTAAATGGTATAGCGCTTTATACAGCTTACTATCAGGTATAA
- a CDS encoding HopJ type III effector protein: MVLLEQLKHFPETIQFGDVIAYIDENYEFTPTAFQNGDTTNQAGQNNGSCKVFSFASIQDLTKEETLWLFGEFYRDDVLKNPEGDDHQNIRNFIKFGWEGITFDENALKEK; this comes from the coding sequence ATGGTACTATTAGAACAATTAAAACATTTCCCGGAAACTATTCAGTTTGGTGATGTTATCGCTTACATTGATGAAAATTATGAATTTACTCCTACAGCTTTTCAAAACGGAGATACTACCAATCAGGCAGGGCAGAATAATGGTTCGTGTAAAGTATTCAGCTTCGCGAGTATTCAGGATCTGACGAAAGAAGAGACACTTTGGCTTTTTGGAGAATTTTATAGAGATGATGTTTTGAAAAATCCGGAGGGAGATGATCACCAGAATATCCGAAACTTTATCAAATTCGGTTGGGAGGGAATTACTTTTGACGAAAATGCTTTAAAGGAAAAATAA
- a CDS encoding helix-turn-helix transcriptional regulator codes for MSSNKNALIRYKTLDKCLKNKYRKYTLEDLIDECSEALFEFEGKESYVSKRTVQLDLQNMRSEKFGYEAPIEVYERKYYRYSDPEYSIHNISVNESDLKAMNNAVQILKQFKDFSMFKEMNGVIQKLEDSIHATNQKSIIHLDKNEQLKGLEHIDILYESIANKKVLKILYKSFTARESNIFTVHPQLLKEFNNRWFLICLYKQKMYNLALDRMESIETDESLPYIDKDLDGDEYFKDIVGVTVSESLEPRNVIFWVDAGNAPYVKTKPLHKSQEIIQEDEDGTLFKICVQINFELERLLLGFGDSLIVHKPRKLRLKMEEKFNAGYKNYQSLIVPEEN; via the coding sequence ATGTCATCCAATAAAAACGCTCTGATCCGATACAAAACATTAGATAAATGTCTTAAAAACAAATACAGGAAATATACGCTGGAAGATCTCATTGATGAATGTTCAGAAGCATTATTTGAATTTGAAGGAAAAGAATCCTATGTAAGTAAGCGAACGGTCCAGCTTGACCTTCAGAATATGCGGAGTGAGAAATTCGGGTATGAAGCTCCTATTGAAGTATACGAAAGAAAATACTACCGCTACAGTGATCCGGAATACAGTATTCATAACATCTCTGTGAATGAAAGTGACCTGAAGGCCATGAACAATGCAGTCCAGATTTTAAAACAGTTTAAGGACTTTTCCATGTTCAAAGAGATGAATGGGGTTATTCAGAAACTGGAAGACTCAATTCATGCAACCAATCAGAAATCAATCATTCACCTCGATAAAAATGAACAGCTGAAAGGATTGGAACATATTGATATCCTCTATGAAAGTATCGCGAATAAAAAAGTACTGAAGATTCTTTACAAAAGCTTTACAGCAAGAGAATCCAATATATTTACTGTACATCCGCAGCTATTGAAGGAATTCAACAACCGTTGGTTTCTGATCTGTCTTTATAAACAGAAAATGTACAATTTGGCACTGGACAGGATGGAAAGTATTGAAACAGATGAAAGCCTTCCGTATATTGATAAAGATCTGGATGGAGATGAATATTTCAAAGATATTGTAGGAGTTACCGTTTCGGAATCACTGGAACCCAGAAATGTGATTTTTTGGGTAGATGCAGGAAATGCTCCTTATGTGAAAACAAAGCCGCTGCACAAAAGCCAGGAGATCATTCAGGAAGATGAAGACGGAACCCTATTTAAAATATGTGTTCAGATCAATTTTGAATTAGAAAGATTGCTGCTTGGGTTTGGGGACAGTCTGATTGTTCATAAACCCCGGAAACTACGGTTGAAAATGGAAGAAAAGTTTAATGCAGGATACAAAAATTACCAGAGTTTGATTGTTCCTGAGGAAAACTAA
- a CDS encoding DUF1800 domain-containing protein gives MIADSLLKNKHLLWRAGFGVGINQIDDLKNKSIKALMNELFTEDSFSEITYNTPDQDLATDYMNSTAPAEKKKEMQRLNREQNNELNLNFLNTIVNSKEQMREKMAFFWHGHFASRVVNPKFNKQLLNTLRKNALGNFKDLLFEVSQSPAMLNFLNNQQNKKDHPNENFAREVMELFTMGRGNYTEKDVREGARAFTGWSYDKEGYFKERKNLHDEGSKTFLGKTGNFDGSDVLNIILEQKATAQFITMKIYKFFVNEKVDQDIVNTLSTNFYNSGYDIKKLMTEIFSSTWFYDQKNIGNRIKSPVELMAGMMRILPMHIQNPENLIVYQKLLGQMLLYPPNVAGWPNGKAWIDSSTLMVRLQIPQIWSGLRPLEYSPRQDDDIDMGMKSRETAFNKSFKNPNITIDWERIEKLFAHKNCEDYLLQNTQSLDMNSVRNFSDKSIKMNVINLMSTPEYQLC, from the coding sequence ATGATAGCTGATTCATTATTAAAAAACAAGCATCTTCTTTGGCGGGCAGGTTTTGGTGTTGGCATTAATCAAATTGATGATTTGAAAAATAAAAGCATTAAAGCGTTAATGAATGAATTATTTACAGAAGACAGCTTCAGCGAGATCACGTATAACACGCCTGATCAGGATTTAGCGACAGATTATATGAACAGTACAGCTCCTGCAGAAAAGAAAAAAGAAATGCAGCGTCTCAACAGGGAGCAAAACAATGAACTGAATCTCAATTTTCTGAATACAATCGTAAACAGCAAGGAGCAGATGAGGGAAAAGATGGCGTTCTTCTGGCATGGACATTTTGCTTCAAGAGTTGTCAATCCAAAGTTCAACAAACAGCTTTTAAATACCCTCCGAAAGAATGCACTGGGAAATTTCAAAGATCTTCTTTTTGAAGTGAGCCAGTCACCAGCTATGCTTAATTTCCTGAATAATCAACAGAATAAAAAGGATCATCCTAATGAAAATTTCGCCCGTGAAGTCATGGAACTGTTTACCATGGGCAGAGGTAATTATACTGAAAAAGATGTAAGAGAAGGCGCCAGAGCCTTTACGGGGTGGAGTTATGATAAGGAAGGATATTTCAAAGAAAGAAAAAATCTCCACGATGAAGGCTCAAAGACTTTTTTAGGTAAAACAGGCAACTTTGATGGAAGTGATGTACTCAATATCATTCTGGAACAGAAAGCAACAGCACAGTTTATTACAATGAAAATCTATAAGTTCTTTGTGAATGAAAAGGTAGATCAGGATATTGTCAATACACTCAGTACAAACTTCTACAATTCAGGATACGACATCAAGAAGCTAATGACTGAAATATTTTCAAGCACATGGTTTTATGATCAGAAGAATATCGGTAACCGAATTAAATCTCCTGTAGAACTGATGGCTGGTATGATGCGGATACTTCCTATGCATATTCAGAACCCTGAAAACCTCATCGTTTATCAGAAATTATTGGGGCAAATGCTGCTTTATCCGCCAAATGTAGCGGGATGGCCGAATGGAAAGGCATGGATTGACAGTTCTACTCTGATGGTAAGGCTTCAGATTCCACAAATCTGGTCCGGGCTTAGGCCTTTGGAATACAGTCCCCGACAGGACGATGATATCGATATGGGAATGAAATCCCGGGAAACAGCTTTTAACAAGAGCTTTAAAAACCCTAATATCACCATCGACTGGGAGCGTATTGAAAAACTATTTGCCCATAAAAACTGTGAAGATTATCTTCTCCAGAATACTCAAAGCCTTGATATGAACTCGGTAAGAAATTTTTCTGATAAGAGCATCAAAATGAATGTCATCAACCTGATGTCTACGCCGGAATACCAGTTATGTTAG
- a CDS encoding DUF1501 domain-containing protein — MLIKRREFLKISSLATASMLMPNFLKAMTLDEALNPNQNILVVLQFTGGNDGLNTIIPAKNDIYFRERKTLAIQDSIPLTDEAGINPALFYFKELFDNGELSVMNNVGYPNPDKSHFRSMDIWQSASRSDQFLETGWLGRFLDEECYRCDHPTQALEVDDMLSLALKGENNKAFAFKDPKRLYQTSQEKYFKSLYDHHHDDETVSYLYQTLGSTINNADYIFEKSKAKKTEQIYPNSQLGKDFKTVASLIKSDINTQVYYLSIGSFDTHVNQNDRQKKLFDDINEAVKSFVADMKSNGLFNNILLMTFSEFGRRVAQNASNGTDHGTANQMFFISGNLKKKGLLNALPDLQNLNEGDLIYKEDFRKVYATILKNWLKADSSKVLGWKDGIYDFV; from the coding sequence ATGCTAATCAAAAGAAGAGAATTCCTCAAAATAAGTTCGCTGGCTACGGCTTCAATGCTTATGCCTAATTTTTTAAAAGCGATGACACTGGATGAAGCTCTGAATCCCAATCAGAATATTCTTGTAGTGCTTCAGTTTACAGGGGGAAATGACGGTTTAAATACTATCATTCCCGCTAAAAATGATATTTATTTCAGAGAAAGGAAAACATTAGCTATTCAGGATTCAATACCATTGACCGATGAAGCAGGGATCAACCCGGCTCTCTTCTATTTTAAAGAACTTTTTGATAATGGAGAGCTTTCTGTCATGAATAATGTAGGTTATCCTAATCCCGACAAATCTCATTTCCGGAGCATGGATATCTGGCAGTCAGCAAGCAGAAGTGATCAGTTTCTGGAAACAGGCTGGCTGGGACGTTTCCTGGACGAAGAATGTTATCGTTGTGACCACCCGACTCAGGCACTGGAAGTAGATGATATGCTAAGTTTAGCTTTAAAAGGAGAAAACAATAAAGCTTTTGCCTTTAAAGATCCTAAAAGGCTTTATCAAACCAGCCAGGAAAAATATTTTAAATCTCTCTACGATCACCATCACGATGATGAAACCGTGTCTTATCTTTATCAGACCCTAGGTTCTACGATTAATAATGCAGATTATATTTTTGAAAAAAGCAAAGCCAAAAAGACGGAACAGATTTACCCTAATTCTCAGTTGGGAAAAGACTTTAAGACTGTCGCTTCTTTAATAAAATCTGATATCAATACACAGGTTTATTATCTTTCGATCGGAAGTTTCGATACTCATGTCAATCAGAATGACAGACAAAAGAAGTTATTTGATGACATTAATGAAGCTGTAAAATCATTTGTTGCCGATATGAAAAGCAATGGGCTTTTCAATAATATCCTGTTGATGACCTTCTCAGAATTCGGACGTCGCGTAGCCCAGAATGCCAGTAACGGAACGGATCACGGAACAGCCAACCAGATGTTTTTTATCAGCGGAAACCTTAAAAAGAAAGGTCTGTTGAATGCACTTCCTGATCTGCAAAATCTGAATGAAGGTGATCTGATCTATAAAGAAGATTTCAGAAAAGTATATGCTACAATCCTGAAAAACTGGCTTAAGGCAGATTCTTCTAAAGTTTTGGGATGGAAGGATGGTATTTATGATTTTGTATGA
- the cobC gene encoding alpha-ribazole phosphatase family protein, with amino-acid sequence MEIHLIRHTAVENPENLCYGFAEMPLRKDYPEDFNALEIDDDYDIVISSSSERCRLLADYFKLDYQTDERLREMNFGNWEMKKWTNIPEEEINPWYKDFINVKAAGGENLVEMQTRVLNFWNELIQKNDVNKVLIITHAGVIRLILQTVLKFPLEKMFNIQIDYGKKVIINVNDGIFSVKKMNV; translated from the coding sequence ATGGAAATTCATTTAATCCGTCATACCGCCGTAGAAAATCCGGAGAACCTGTGTTATGGTTTTGCTGAAATGCCTTTAAGAAAAGATTATCCTGAAGATTTTAATGCATTAGAGATAGATGATGATTATGATATCGTTATCTCAAGTTCTTCTGAGCGATGCCGTCTTCTGGCCGATTATTTTAAATTGGATTATCAAACAGATGAAAGACTCCGCGAAATGAATTTCGGGAACTGGGAAATGAAAAAATGGACCAATATTCCGGAAGAAGAAATCAATCCGTGGTATAAAGATTTTATCAATGTTAAAGCTGCTGGCGGAGAAAATCTTGTTGAAATGCAGACCCGTGTTCTCAACTTTTGGAATGAACTCATTCAGAAAAACGATGTCAATAAGGTTCTCATCATTACCCATGCAGGAGTCATACGTTTGATTCTTCAGACAGTGCTTAAGTTTCCACTTGAAAAGATGTTTAATATTCAGATTGATTATGGAAAGAAGGTCATTATTAATGTGAATGACGGAATATTTTCTGTGAAAAAGATGAATGTATAG